DNA sequence from the Rattus rattus isolate New Zealand chromosome 2, Rrattus_CSIRO_v1, whole genome shotgun sequence genome:
CAGGCTGTGTTTTGAATTTCAAACTTTTCATTCTTGGCCTTGCTCCCACCAGCTCTTGTGGGAGAACATGCTCTCCAAacctcaggaaacagagaggagcaAGTACATTTGCCTTAGGGTCTTGAGTGGTGTTTTGGTCCGATTTCTGCTGTACCCCAGTTACAATCCTGGCCATGTCGTCTTCTCTGAGTCTGTTTCTTCGTCTCCAGCCTGAAGGCGTTTTCACTCCACACACTTAAGTGTTAAGGCTTAGagctgtgtgtgctttttttctcttgggTCATTTCTGTAGCTGTTAAAAGTGAAGGTATGTGATTTGCCAAAGGCAAGACAGAATAGAAAAATGCTATTACACAGTTGGACGGGGAGCCAAGGGCTAACCTTTGAAACTGGGAGACCGAAACCCTATTTCCTATAGGTCAGAGGGAAATTTGAGGTAAGTGAGGGCTTGCTTGTATGTtgatctttcttctgttcttttgtcCCCTGTAGGAGGCTCTGAGTTCTTGGTTGCAGGACGGTGTGGATGGGTTCCAAGTTCGGGATGTGGGAAAGCTGGCGGTAAGTGCTTTTTCTGTGTTGAGAGGCAAAAGGCTTTGGTGAGAAGAGTGGGTCTCAGCCAGGGCTAAGTGATGTCCCCTGTTCTGACTCTGCTTTTTTCTACTAGAATGCATCCTTGTACTTGGCTGAGTGGCAGAATATCACCAAGAACTTCAGTGAGGACAGGTAGGTGCCCAACACCCCTGCCTGTCTGAGCCCATTGTGAGAGCCTCGAGAAcccttctcttttattctttctctcctgaCATTTTCTAATGATCCTCCTATCCTTGCTTTCTGCAGGCTTTTGATTGCAGGGACCGAGTCCTCTGACCTGCAACAAATTGTCAACATACTTGAATCCACCAGCGATCTGCTGCTGACCAGCTCATACCTGTCACAGCCCGTTTTCACTGGGGAGCATGCAGAACTCCTAGTGATTAAGTATTTGAATGCCACTGGCAGCCGCTGGTGCAGCTGGAGTGTAAGTAGCATGCTGGTGGGTttaagggaagggggaaggtggTAGATGTATGGTGGACATGCTCAACCTTGTGTCTTCCTCCAGGTATCGCAGGCAGGACTCCTGACATCCTTTATACCGGCTCAGTTTCTCCGACTCTACCAGCTGCTGCTCTTCACTCTCCCAGGAACTCCTGTTTTCAGCTATGGGGATGAGCTTGGCCTTCAGGCAGTTGCCCTTCCTGGACAGGTACCACTTGTCCTTGCCCAGCCCAGTGTGGGAAACAGTGTATCACATTACGGCATCTGTGAgtggtgacagacagacagtaacCTTGGGGTGGAACTTTGTCGGTCATCTTGTGAGCTATATGGCAAGTGTATATCTTTTAGGCAGGGTTTTCCTGTTGTTAGCCTCATTttatagcctgggctggcctcagacaccATGCAGCCCATTCTGGAATGGAACTCAACTGGGAATACTTGCGTTTCTGGGTGCGGGGTGTGAGGGTAGCTGCATACACAGAGATCGGAGTACAGGTTTATGGATTAACTTGTTGCCTTGACcctctctgtgggttctggggaccagactcaggttgtcagcctgCATGGTgcttttacccattgagccatctcccagaccCCAGGGCCTATTTCTAAAGGTAATGTCTGGTGTCTGATAAGATGTCCACACCAGTAGACAACATTACTTGATTGGACAGTGGTATTTTGCACTCATTGGCCAGACTTGGAGCCCTCTGGGAACTGAAGCTTAATGAGAGTCTGAACAAGCAGAGGGTGTGTGCCGTGGTGAGGCGCTGCCACAAGGGTATCCACCAgcagaaaaaacacaaaatgatgAAATGAATCGAGAACGGCAGGAAGGGCAGTGGACCCaccctttgtttttaaagtccCACATTCTCTGTTTGTTAGCCTATGGAGGCTCCATTCATGCTGTGGAATGAGTCTAGCAACTCCCAAACCTCAAGTCCTGTAAGCCTCAACATGACAGTGAAGGTAAGCAGTTCAGGCCTGGCCCTCATGGTGGGCAGGTGCCTTACAGATGTCCAGGGACCCCTCattccttccctctgtgtgtctgtcgtTTTCAGGGCCAGAATGAAGACCCTGGCTCCCTCCTCACCCTGTTCCGGCGACTGAGTGACCTCCGTGGTAAGGAGCGCTCTCTGTTACACGGTGACTTCGATGCACTGTCTTCCTCATCTGGCCTCTTCTCCTACGTCCGCCACTGGGACCAGAATGAGCGTTACCTGGTGGTGCTCAACTTCCAGGATGTGGGCCTGTCAGCCGGGGTAGGAGCCTCCAACCTCCCTGCTGGCATAAGCCTGCCAGCCAGTGCTAACCTTTTGCTTAGTACTGACAGCACCAGGCTAAGCAGTGAGGAGGGCACCTCCCTGAACCTGGAAAACCTGAGCCTGAATCCTTATGAGGGCTTGTTGTTGCAGTTCCCTTTTGTGGCCTGATCCCTCTACACAGCACCTGccacccttctttcctctctcaggCCTTTGGAATTCTGGTCTTTCtctccttattttgtttttgtttttaaacttttgcaGATTACATATGAATTCTTACACTGGGTGTTtttgtcttcaaaataaaaaaaatcacccctGCCTCATGAGGTCgtgtctttccttcttcctttatcaTAGAAGgactttctcttcttcttgttttattttgctccCCCTACCCCCGCCATAGTCTCAACCACTTCTATGTAGCTATTCCAGCTTTTAAAGTAATCATTTTGAGACCAAGGCTAGAGAAGGGTCCTTCCGAGGTTAACAAGCAAGGTGTCTGGCCTCACTCTGACCCCAGACTCTTGGGAATTGCCAGCTCTTCTTATCTCTCTTAGCACAGGTCGCCAGCCCATGTGGTCAATTCTCTcattttttgaagttttattttgttttttaccagTGTGTCTCTTCAAGGAAAGGGGGTGGGATGAGTTGACTGCATACTGCCAGGGTTTGGGGCTTCCCTTCTTTACTCTTTGGTGAAGCACTTACCAAATGTACGGgacttggatccccagcaccatacCCCAACTCCAGAAAAAGCCAACAAGACAAACCCTTTGCTTCCTTAGTATATGTAATCTCTTgtgtggaaatggagaagaaataaggaataaatatttctgtATGATGGATATGGATAAGTGATCAAAAAGGAACAGGGtatagagagatgactcagaggttaagaacattggctgttcttgtagaggacccaggttctgttcccagcatccacatggtggctcacaaccatcattTACTCCTATTTTTGGGATCAACACCCACTTCTAGTTTTTCAGGCACCAGGCTTGCATGAGGCGCAGGCAAGGCACAcataaataagaaggaaaaacaaaactagaaggATGATTCTGAGAGAGGAGGTTTGGGCGTGAGTTTCGAGGAGGTCTAACGAGAGAGGCGAGTTAACTAGTGCATGTGGCCCAGCGCAAAGTCAAACGATAGGTTATACCGTTACAATGCCAAAAGTTAGACATGCGGTGGGTCTGGGGTGGATTTTGGTTTTATGAATGGGAACGTGGTTGGTGCTCATGAAGAGGGAATAAGTGAGTAAGAAGTGTCAGCAAGGGGTGGGCAGATGACAAAGGGCTTCTTTATAAGGCAGTCAGAGGGTACACAGTTTGGTAGGCCATGCAGGGGTTGTGGGACTGCCCTACCAATAGCAACTGTTTTATTAGTAAAAGGACAGACAACTAGCTGAAGGAAGGGGTACATGGGCAGAGCCTAAGAGGGTAGGAAGGTTTCCCTTATCCCAGGACTGACTACCTTTAGCCATAAATGGTACCAAGGAAGCAGGAAATCCACTTGAGCCTTAGGAGGCCAGAGTTTTGGATTATCTCAGAGTTTCAATAAAGCCAAGAATGGGGAATGATGAACTtagtctcctgcctctacctgttagaattacaggcatgcctCAATCTGCCCGCCTTGTTTCTgcgttgtttggtttttttgagggaGTATCTAGCAATGTAGACTGAACTGTCTTCAAATTCATAGAAGTCCTGGCTCAGTcctctgagtattgggattacagaccGGCATCATCAAGCCCTGTTTTCCTGGCGCTTAATCATATCAGCTATGCGGGTAACCTAGTGTCCAGCCTGTCTGGAGGCTCTGGGGCAACCCTTCAGAGCCATTTCCCCAAGAGGCTGCACACCTCGTGTCTCGCTTTGGCAGCCTAGCTGATACCCCCCAAAACAACTCCTAAGACAAAACCAGCAGCCTAGAAATTACTGTGAAGCTAAGGACAAAGGCCAGATTTATAAGCCAGAGTCTTTCGGACTGTACATAGGGTCAGAGGGAGTGCAGTAGGTGTTGAGGGCCTGGAGCAGAGTGACTTCCGACTGGTTTCCGCAGACTTGATGTATGATTAGTGGAGAAGGGACGTTGTTGAGGCTGGTTTGGGACTGTAATCAAGGATATGTCCTAGAGTGGCAATGGATTGGGTAGGTGGTTGTATCATGCATTGATTTTTGCAGGCCAGTCGCAGGACGTTTTTGTCCTTTTGTTGgccggtgatttttttttttttcaggtggaCCCCATGGGCCTTGGTGTTAGCTTTGGCCTTCAAAACCTTAGGAACAAGAACATGGTGGATATGTTGTCTTTCCTAGCCTTGGGGAAAGAACATGTTGGACCCTGTGTGTAGGCATCCTCTACAACAGGCTGGAGCTTGATACAGCCTGGGCCTCTGAGGGTATTCTGGTGTAGAGGACAGAGCCAAGATATTTAAAGACCTAACTAAGACCCAGCCCTTGTTTCTTCATCTTGCTCAGTGACAGAACCTGAGTCTTTGAGAGGAGCCCATACTGACTCCTGCTCTTAAAATATGCACCACCTTTCCTCCGGGCCCCATTTGCCCCTGACTTTTGTCCATTCGGGACCTCTTCCTGAGacttcccacccctccctctgtTTACTTTCCCAGATCCCTCCtgatcttccctttctcctctttgctgcttagttgttttgtttttcctggggTAAGGCCtaactctgtagccctggctggaactcacacagatcctcctgctcccctttccCTCGTGGAACCACCAAGCCTAGCACGCATGGGTTCAGTTTTGACTCCGATTTTACCGTCAAGTCTTAGGGTGTTCTCCTCTgtgtaattttaaagtttttctttttatgtgtgtactTTATGGATTGAAGAGGTATCTTCAGCGAGTGAgggcactttctgctcttgcacaAGACTTGGGTTCAGTGTCCAGCATCCTAATGGTGGCTTCACCCACAGCTCCAGGTCCAGGCgatccagtgttctcttctgacctctacaggcaccaggcacatatgcagTACACGACACATAAAAGTAGGTAGACAGTCAGacacataacaaaaataaataaatcttaaaagtctATGTTCTTCGGGGTTGGCGCGATGGCTCATCGGTTAAAAGTACGAGCTACTAGTCTAGAtgaccaggtttgattcccagcgcccacatggccactcataatcatctgtaattctaatttcaggagatccaatgcctctCCCAGCTTCCAGGGGCAGCAGCCACACGTGTGACGCATAGGTATACATGCAGTCAAAgcatcacacacataaaaagtaataaaaatttaaacaacagaTAATAGATATTAAGCAAAACAAGGTGAGACCTAGTTTTGCTCCTTACAGCTACCATGGTGCAGGGAAACTTCAGAAACTGAGTTTGTCTGGCAGGGTCCTGGCAACAGTCTGCCTCCAGGTCTTTGTGTTGTGGGAATATAAGTGGGAACTCACTCCCCGTTCCCGAAATCTGCCAGTTCTGAACCCTGCCATATGCAATCATCTTGAAAGCCAAGCACAGCCTGGTCTGCTTAGTCTTTAGCTAGGAGACCACGTGGAATACCAAGTTCTGTAAGATTGAGCATCAAAAGTGAAAAAAGTCGCTGCATGAGGTGGTTCAAGGCTTTGAAGCCAGCATTCCAGAGGtaggggcaggtggatctatataggtcagaggacaactttcaagagccaattctctttctaccacatgggtttcagggattgaactcagatcagtAGGATGGTcaagcaagcacctttgcctgctgTGCCATCTTCTTGGCCTCAGTAAATTACTTAGCGGTGCTAGGGATTGGATGTAGGGCCTTGTGTATAGCAGGCCAATGCCGTAGCACTGGGCTACATTCTCAGTCCTTGGATAGACTAAGTGGGGTGGGCTGGCTATAAGGGGAGCTGGGCAGGCTGGGCCATTAGTCGATTAGGGGAGGCAAGGGAATGAACGGCAGGAAGGGGATCAGCTCCTTGGTGGTATTCTAGGTTTAGGTTCTCTAGGACCTGCAGATGGAGGTTTCGAGCAGGAAAGAATACAGCTCAGTATGGGGCAAGATCTAAGATCACTTGAGGTGTAGATGAGGTGTGTAGGAAGGTATTGCTGAAAgaatagaagaagggaagagaaaggcaggagggGTAGGTTGGAGCCAAAGGTTGAGCATATTTACAGGATGAACAGCGGAAGAGACTCTAACAAAGGAAGAGCAGGAGCAAACTGAGCCCCAGGCACGAAGATAAGGCGGTGCCGGGTAGAtgtcagagagagacagtgtcttTCAGATTGGTGAATAAGGTATTACTGGTGGTCTATAGGGGAACTTCTGTGGAGCTTCCTCGAGAGAGTGGGAAAGTAGAGCTTTCTCATTGCACAGGTTTCTAGATAGTTTCAAGTTGTGCCCATGGTCATCTAAAGTACCAAAGGAACTTATCGGAAGGCTCTCCGGAAATGCCAGAAGAAAGCAGGATCAGACTCAGGAAATGGGCAGGAAGCAAGCGCCAAGAAAGCAGGAAGTTCGATTGTCTTTTAACTGGAACTGCCTGGGATGCTGCCACAGGGGACATACTGCCAAGATCGTGTGGTTGGGCACAAAAAGCACAATGCACAAAAGCATAGTCTCcctgggtggggtgtgggtggtgtTGGAATTTACAATGTGTTCTACTTGAATGGCCCTGGTATGTCCTGAGTCTCAGGACTAAGAGGGTTATTATGTTTTAAGtgctctttattttaaaaaaattttttttaaaatagggccGGGAGAGATGACTTAGCCATGAAACAAGCCAGGCATTTTGCTCTCCAGCttcaaggagagagggaagaggagtgCTGGGCTTTGCTGGCTTCCCCCAGGCAAGAAAGCCCGAGCCCCGGGTTCAGGGCGGGACTGTGATAGAGGAGAGTGCTCAAAGCCCTCTTTCAGTCTGCACTCACAGCATCCAGCACCTACCCTCCCACACAGATGCACAAGTaagtaaatatcttaaagaatGAGGTCAAGGCCTGGGAGCAGGCTCAGTAGGTGAATGGCCCTCCTGCTGAGCCTGTTGTCCTGCGTTTGACCCCCGGAGACCCACAGGCTGACTCCTCCA
Encoded proteins:
- the Slc3a2 gene encoding 4F2 cell-surface antigen heavy chain, whose translation is MDPEPTEHSTGGGSVPRQPPSAQTGLDVQVVSAAGDSGTMSQDTEVDMKDVELNELEPEKQPMNAADGAAAGEKNGLVKIKVAEDEAEAGVKFTGLSKEELLKVAGSPGWVRTRWALLLLFWLGWLGMLAGAVVIIVRAPRCRELPVQRWWHKGALYRIGDLQAFVGPEARGIAGLKNHLEYLSSLKVKGLVLGPIHKNQKDEVNETDLKQIDPDLGSQEDFKDLLQSAKKKSIHIILDLTPNYKGQNAWFLPPQADIVATKMKEALSSWLQDGVDGFQVRDVGKLANASLYLAEWQNITKNFSEDRLLIAGTESSDLQQIVNILESTSDLLLTSSYLSQPVFTGEHAELLVIKYLNATGSRWCSWSVSQAGLLTSFIPAQFLRLYQLLLFTLPGTPVFSYGDELGLQAVALPGQPMEAPFMLWNESSNSQTSSPVSLNMTVKGQNEDPGSLLTLFRRLSDLRGKERSLLHGDFDALSSSSGLFSYVRHWDQNERYLVVLNFQDVGLSAGVGASNLPAGISLPASANLLLSTDSTRLSSEEGTSLNLENLSLNPYEGLLLQFPFVA